Proteins co-encoded in one Callospermophilus lateralis isolate mCalLat2 chromosome 2, mCalLat2.hap1, whole genome shotgun sequence genomic window:
- the Tomm5 gene encoding mitochondrial import receptor subunit TOM5 homolog — MFRIEGLAPKLDPEEMKRKMREDVISSIRNFLIYVALLRVTPFILKKLDSI; from the exons ATGTTCCGGATCGAGGGCCTTGCGCCGAAGCTGGACCCGGAGGAGATGAAGCGGAAGATGCGTGAGGACGTGATCTCCTCCATACGGAACTTCCTTATCTACGTGGCCCTGTTGAGAGTCA ctCCATTTATCTTAAAGAAATTGGACAGCATATGA